In a single window of the Drosophila subpulchrella strain 33 F10 #4 breed RU33 chromosome X, RU_Dsub_v1.1 Primary Assembly, whole genome shotgun sequence genome:
- the LOC119555880 gene encoding cytochrome c oxidase subunit 4 isoform 1, mitochondrial, with product MSALRLIPRNLSQLTTPTRMTRMMGRRFASGGDGIRLLIGDREVVGYGINGRPLYFDSPDCPFPAIRFREVTPELCAVREKELGDWKKLSLDDKKLLYRHSFCQTYAEFQHFSPEWKLCLGVALWLVAIGVGTTIILKTKMYGELPETFDDEHQSAQLRRIIQLQMNPITGISSKWCYHENKWK from the coding sequence ATGTCGGCACTGCGCTTGATTCCTCGGAATCTAAGCCAGTTGACGACGCCGACGAGGATGACGAGGATGATGGGGCGTCGCTTTGCCAGCGGCGGTGACGGTATTCGCCTTTTGATCGGGGATCGCGAGGTGGTTGGCTACGGGATCAACGGACGACCCCTGTACTTCGACAGCCCGGATTGTCCATTTCCGGCGATTCGATTTCGCGAAGTCACACCGGAGCTGTGTGCCGTGCGTGAAAAGGAGCTGGGCGACTGGAAGAAGCTGTCACTGGATGACAAGAAGTTGCTGTATCGCCACAGCTTCTGCCAAACCTACGCAGAGTTCCAGCACTTTTCGCCGGAGTGGAAGCTCTGCCTGGGCGTAGCCCTGTGGCTGGTGGCCATTGGAGTGGGCACAACGATCATCCTGAAGACCAAGATGTACGGGGAGCTGCCGGAGACGTTCGACGATGAGCACCAGTCGGCGCAACTGCGCCGCATCATTCAGCTGCAGATGAACCCCATAACTGGAATTTCATCCAAGTGGTGCTATCACGAGAACAAGTGGAAGTAA